The region cttaaagctgtccatgacagcaaagagagagacaagaatgcttaaaagctggagaacagtatgctgactgtcagaaaaaacagtctgaatatcataggcagtgcattgaacaacaacaaaaaaagtttgcatTGTGTGCCCAGTCCAGAAAGGAGAAAACTGAATATGATCGCTAAAATGCAAAGCTGAGTGCAGGTAAATTGGGTTTGTTTCACCCtagcttttattcattttttaggtCCAGATCATTCTCTTGGTTTTCTTGTCCCCTTGGAGTATGCATCCACTGTTTTACATATGATGTGAACTTGGTTGTAGTTCCATGGAAACTATTAAAACCTATGtcaatgtcccatcagtcacaaattttgtagttgagcgaccctctggatcctgtcaaaataagagcaccagtcctcagatgcatttaaggctaccatgagcagagctattaaagcccctgtaaatgccaaaaaaaatgttcagaagcTTGCAATCAAGTTTTCTCAGAATCATTCCTGCCGCCTGCCAATAGAAAGGAACATGCGCATTTAAAGAGGACCGAAGTGTGATGTCACAATGTCATGAACATCGAATTGCCTAGTCGCAGCTGCATGATCgtcttacacatttgtatttgcaaaaatggtgatgtgtgttgtccctggttgttaccatcattctgatagtcgtaaaagggcactggttcataaagcttttcgtaacttaagagcgactttaagaacgaccgatgatccttgtggtaaatgtcatcataaattggcaatgttttagcatataagataggatcactagtcattcttaaagttgctcctaacttacaacagctttatgaaacggtcccaggttttgtttagaaccaggccgccattaCACCATGACAACTGACATCATCACTTTGATACTCTAtaaatgatgatgtccttaCAGGCATTAAGAATTTCTATGAAAGAGATGACATATCAACCCAAGCAGCTGGCAAAAAAAGAAGTTGTGATAGGGTGCACCcccatgatatattttttaaccaacattttttgtattgcctgaagtgtatagttaatgaatcttgatgttccctttgtcaaatcgtgtcccatggggttccaaattggcaatttttggcggccatcttggattttttatgaaaatcaattattttaatattttttgcacagacaatggtaaatcttccatgtaaatgaatacactttttactatacaagtatacatgtacatgcagtttagatagtagaaatcgattgCAACCGTTTTCTAGACAGTCCAgttaataaattttttttaaagaatttatgccaaaattttaatattttttgtcaaaaatttgcctgtgcactgatatccatctgttttatcataaacatcaacaactaatgaaaaatatgagcatttgacacaaaagagaatatattaacaagaatattgatatacttcatggcagcattaatgtcttaattttctaacatgtatacactgtaaaggtcatttttttaccatactgtacgagacagatagagaaaagcaacatttatttgtccCATCTGTAACAAATATGTCCTAGCAttatgtcccatcagtcacaatggaaagtgtgtacattctttctaattgttcatttttcatctgtttgctaaatgtttatgattgtaattgtttattgattattttgtacttatttgACTACAGTTCTTAAAACTTGATGACAAGTTAGGAagcttttttttgttaatgttccctttatatcctttatataaatgaagtgcatgaaaagatgtttctgccctttgttgaatttatttctgacacaatgacatgaattattaaaggtgTCATCTTATTAGGGAATATTTATTCAtgctgaaattaagtttgacttaaaaagtcatcgagaggaaatgtaaattccatgaaatgagatagggtcccatcagtcacattcacttgtcccataagtcacacacgattgcacacaactactgaaacaaatgaaatgaatcaagtcCAATTCAAGAACTGTTAGTGAGCCCTATCACTGGTTAATCTCCAAGCCcaaatctaaaaacattgtcataaaactgagatagatatggcactttgaacaaaagagctcaatttgtgtggtccatcgatgtcccataagtcacaatgacatttctgAAGATCTAGCACCCTATGCAACCAAGCTGaaagcatacatttttgtatgtagtaagtttcagtattcttcttacagtttaataaagtaaatccatgtttgtgcagctactatttcagatatgcacctcagttatgtggaaaaaagtatcaaatgtcccataagtcacaatggaattgaccatgtgatgttttgattttcacaTGCGCTTTGATCCCAGTAAAGTCAAGTTTCATTGCCAATCCGCGAAGTTCACTGTAATATTGTTCTAATCGGCAGCGCACACCAACTgagaggtgccgtggccgaatggtctaaggcgcctggctatacattgaaagtccggggttcgatccccagcCACgtcacctatgcccgtgagcaaagcatttaatctacaatgctctttatcttgctttcaaatgaatggaaatgctATTATTGGTAACTTcgtgtgcacttgttttaaaaataaaaaaattgatatcggcaaaaatattgaaatgttaaGTTGCTGTTTATCTAAAAATTTAGGGGTCTTTTTGTCTGGAAATGTTTTAAAGTGTTTTGAGGTGTATtgacttaaaatatatttgataaacCTTTAGTTGTGGACTCCAGTTCTCCGAGAAGACATATAAATCACTCGTCTATCaagacatgttttaacattgttttgaggtgttttgagtttaaatatatttgatatgcctttcgttacggactcccgttctccaagAGTAAATATAAAGCACACATTTTTCTGACAACTgcggaaaatgaaataaaacaaaatagaagtcacaaacatagattaatgaacgatcgactgggaatgttttaaaattgttttgaggtcctaacgagttgaaatatattttatatacatttcgctttgaactctctaagaaataaaaatcacacatttattctgacaacagcggaaatgaaaataaaaaaaacagaagtcacaaacatctaagattaatgaacgatctatcaggacatgttttaacattgttttgaggtgtcgatgaattaaaatatatttgatatacctTTCGGTACGGACTCCTGTTCTCCGAGAGGAaaatcacgcatctatcaggacatgttttaacactgttttgaggtgtttgagttgaaatatatttgatatgcctttcattacggactcccgttctccaaaaataaatataaatcacatatttttctgacaactgcggaaaagaaaataaaacaaaatagaagtcacaaacatctcagattaatgaacgatcgattgggaatgttttaaaattgttttgaggtcctaagtagttaagatatattttatatagcTCTAGCTATGAACTCACTAAGAAATATAAATGATGCACTATTATGACTATtagatttcttgatatcaagaattaatttcttgatattaagaattcatttctgattttgagggtcaatgtattgcaagaattcattctgattttaatcagaaattaattcttgatatcaagatcttcattttcatttctgatttcgagCGTCAGTATATTGCAagaaatcattctgatttttaataagaaattaattcttgatatcacaaGAAATGAATTTATGATATCAACGTCAATCtatgtcaaatcaaccaatgcttgtcacccgaccccctttgattttctttaaactcacACCAAATGTtcccccaagtgtctgacggagaaatctgaaatattttgccccaaggtcaaatggttgctaagattcGGCCTCCCTTAGCAACCAATGCGTTGCCAAACAaccaagtttttaaaaaattagctatttttgattgactgcTGCAACCAAGTTTGATGAGGTAGAGTGCTTATTTTCTGGAAATTGGAAGAAGTTTTTAGTCTTAACATGCACAGTATATTACGGCACAGATCTGACCAGCCATTATTGCGCACAAGGTCGCCGAAAATGGTGTTAAGCATCCAAGTCAGTGATTTGGGGTGCACTTTTGGAAGCTCATAACTTCCAAATTCAATTAGCTTAGAGCCCAATATTATGCATATTTGAAGACTCACTTGCTCAACAGACCTACAAAAAAATTGGCTCAAACTTGCACGTCGTTTTCTTGcagggcgccctcaaagttggattttttctaaaagttgccaagttcaaggtcacggatcaccccTCGTCTCATCGAGGAGCAACACCAATTTCTGTATTCTGATAGACAATTACCTATATTTTCATgggatacttaaaattttttgtgaCCGAAATGTTAAATAGCTTGTTTACGCATTtgaaaatggtcgtaaacaccccCAAACTAATGTAAAACGATACATACAGTTTATCAGCACATTTCAAATTGcaatcagaaatgaaaagcAAACAAATACTGGTATTGTCTGTAATGGTAGTCTGTAATTAGTACTAAAAGGATATGCATCACAAATAGTTTGACTAATTGTCAATGACCTTtaaaaatacagctgaaaatcattatAAACAATAAATCAGGTCGATTTTCCGTGATTATAGGGCGCTAACTGTATTTACACGCACTTTCACTTGTGTGTCATTTCAACACAAATGATTATTTTAGTAGCTGAAAATACTattttaaggcattttcagctatttttagataaatttcaaggtcaaaagataaagatgtgactttatgtattatttggATATTAAAAGGCAACCTGAAaggaacatgatttgcaattatcagcttaaaatcatcatttgtgtTGAAATGACACATAATATGAAAGTCAGTGTAAAAACAATGGGGTTTTGGTGGATTAAAGATTTTGGGCGAATTTCAGCCatcttttcaaggtcattgtgttgtaaaaaaaataacttaataCTAGATCATCCAAGTACTCATTATGGACTACCAATATTGCAAATATCAACATAATCAGGCTTTTAGtctgtaagaaaatcaattctgaaatgtgttgtaaaactcacgggtgttgtgaatatgctaattttaagcattttcagctatttttagatcaatgtcaaggtcaaaagataaagatgtgactttacatcaaacttggttgcagcagtcaatcaaaaatagctaatttttttaaagcttgGTTGTTTGGCCACGCATTGGTTGCTaagggaggccgtatcttagcaatcATTTGACCTtagggcaaaatatttcagatttttccgtcagacacttgggggaacatttggtgcgagtttaaagaaaatcgaagggggtcgggtgacaaattgtctgaaaattggttgatttgacgtggATTGACCCATCAATAAATCTAACAATTCTTGATatcagaaaatgttaaaatagctTGCCATATGGAGGTCGCCCAAGCCTAGTACTTAGTACAGTTCATACATCCAAGAATTCCAACAATTATTTTGTTGTGACATGACAGCAGAAATTGGGAAATTGAGAATGAACGTTAAGAATATACTTAGCAAGTAATTAGCGGGAAAATTATATGGAAcaatttatattaaaatcaaaatttcttgaaaactatcagaatacggtatacaataaaaatgaaaggttATGTCGCATCGCCGACAATTCAGTTCAAAAAATAGCATTTATGTCCGGCTCTGGCTcagctacatgtagctagcCACGCTAGCGCGCTGGCAAAGCTAGCATGGCTGGCTGGCTGGCTAGAAGTGGAAATGCGCCAGTGTCTATGCATGGATATTATCCGGTCATCAAATGATAAGATGGTAGTTTGTCTGTTGCCGAAATGATTCTGAAACATCCTATATTTTTGAGGATTGCCGATAAATGTTGCAACAATTATTTCCGATGATTTTCCCccactttttataattttttttttcctgtgtcGCTCGCTTTTTGTGCGTGACGCACCAAGAGCTTGTGGAATTTGTGTGTGTTGCATGCGACGCGTGTGTTTTAAACTGGTGTAGgtgcctagtctttcccttgtcgtgtctttgatatgaatataagtCGCACGTCCTCTTTTGGCCAATAATTGATTTCGTCACTGATCAATTTTTGTCTCCGtgaaatcttcactaaagatcaagaaaatatacatatttcttaaaagaaacttcaaagagaagtcacggaaggatctaaatgattcggtaagtgtcatagcagaatGTGAAATCCCAAATTATGTGTGAtgttttatgtgggcaaaagcctagtaggggaaggcggggtaagttgagcagaGGGGCAAGTttagccaccacccccaggctaataatgaatgagtcagacatcatggtggtgttgatgaccCATTAAATAACCTTTAACCCCAccactttgttttcaatattgaaacaaaagtaatgaatcaaaagtaattttttagagggaaaaatacaaatttcaaccaaaaaagtaaaagaggGTGTAAAATAGATAGTGCTTTTCACCCACACACGCCTATAAATATATcatagaaataagaacaatattgttagtccaggtatggattctcattcttgtcatagtattttacatgatgaatgcataagaaatgtgtggaagtgaaaatatcgcaataagttTGGACTGAGATAATTtaagccaaatcaacatggggtaagttgagccatggtaattcttatggtgatatatgataaaaaaataaaaaatttaaaagccattgatatgcaggcagaaaggtgcCAATTTACATGAcaattcttttacttttagaagatgttagtatttatagagaattagcaagtgaaaatactttaaatgaaaaattgacatcctggttcttccggcatacattttgtaaatagtttttgtggctcaacttaccccagacggtggcacaacttacccctctgatggggcaagttgagccatttgacatcgtttttttcaaaggtcacgataaCTTTCATTGTgagggtagaaagttatatataggtgaaaaagatttcccaagaatcaaatttaatggcaaggtacttatttctacaatattagtagtcatatcaattctagcatgcaaaatgcaaaaagtgtcacaacttaccccgccttcccctatatatttGGTTGTGTcgctagacaggaataaccgtcgtttctggggatttattcaacattttctgacattttactataatccccattcaccgacggtagtGTGTTCGTGCGAGCCTGCATGTGTAATATGGTCGGCAATACGGAGgacgggttttgtccagattttaatttcttctagattctaaatgacattatcTTGAATGAAGGCCCACTATTttcgttagactctaatctttcttTTGATACTATGTAAGTTCTatagaatatcaaaaatatacgTTACCAATgagttattccttatttttttttttttttgccggAGAGGAgtcaacgagttgtgcttttatcaaggctttctgattaaattttcgatatcctggccaatcaatgcgagcgacagGTTCCGAACGCATGCACATCTACAAGCACAAAAAGCGGCACAAGTTGTGATAtatagcgactggtaaatacgtctgtaaagATGATGaagtcatccaagatggcaacttacgttgaccaacgaaaggatcgaagatgacgatgtttcgaccatcatttgaaaggaattagcggtaactgcggtGTAAggtatgatatacatgtactgaattttaaacatttttttgtaaatatggatgtgatttctttttcacaatgtgacattttatgtacaaaaaaaatatttaaaaaagtaataagAACTTCTTACAAGGTAATTCCaatatattttaattgtgtccatccgtgatggaaaatatttgcaattctctcagaagtttgatattggttaaaaattcaatattattattattattacttattacttgtactgcgcttttcccattaggccctAAGCTAAGCTAGAAGCTAACATAGTACCTGAGTGTTAGTTGCATTCACAGTTATTGGTCAATGTTAAGCTATTTAggtagaaacaataaaaatgtacaaaaattctgaaaaccacatttctatcatgtccgtccgtgatatggcacatttagtggatacctatgtttgtaggtaaccatggcaacaaacttttttcatcattcagcatactttgtcatacccttcactataaaacacaaaggaaccatgttcatcttattcctaatttgttacaagccttcaaaattttcaaaatctatcaaatgtccgtccgtgatgaattGATCACGCtcaaatggtatattcattgacgaaggtttagcgcgtaagaaaggttcaccagtcattcttaaaggacaagtccaccctaacaaaaagttgattgaataaaaagaaaaatccaacaagcataacactcaaaatttcatcaaaatcggatgtaaaataagacagttatgacattttaaagttttacttaaTCTCACAAaacttatatgcacatcctagcTGGtacatatgcaaatgaggagactacatgtatgacctcatccactcactatttcttttgtatatgaaatattctaattttctccttattgtcaattGATACAAcgatttattcctccctgaatgtGTGGAATTAGCAtcgttggtccttattgtcaaatctataaaaaatgaaatattgtattaaatcaaagaataaataaaaaacaaaagagatggtgagtgatggacatcatcgactgactcacctagttgtgcatatcactgttttgagaaaaaataagtgaatctttataatgtcataactttcttattttacatccgattttgatgaaattttcagcactaagctagtttcatttttctcaatttatttAAGTCAGCATTTTTCCTGGGGCGGACTTGCtctttaaagtcgctcttatctcacaaacagctttatgaaatggccccctggtTCCTCGCACATAATGCAGCATTCATATGTCGAAAAAGAACAACAGTTTAGAACTTTACTTGGCATATTATGAACCTGTAGAAAGTCGGTgtgcatgtatacatgtacatttgccgaaaaatgaaaataaagcttTATTTCAGacatatcttttctttttctgctttttttaaagtaaattttagtGAAAGTAACACTGAATTATCGATCAGGTTAACATTCACCACAAAATGCAATAGGAAATTTCAAGAATGAAtggatacatgtatttcataatcATGTGTGTGTAGCTTTTTTAAGACTGCCATCTTCTGTCAAAAAATTGTCAATGttgcaattacatgtacatgtacatgtataaaccgACCTCCTATACCTGACTTACAGGATATACCAGGCTTAAAATGATGTCTACATTTTTATAGAGCAATATTTGATAagcaaagtgctgaaaattttatcaaattatgtacaaataatgaagttactgaatttaaaattttgacaataatttgtgaatacatgaacattttcatgtgtgtgtgtgaactGGTAAACAGGTCTcccttgtaaaaaaaagaaaagaaagtgagTTTCAGCATTGATTATCTTTCACTGAAATCATTAACCAATCTTAATTTGCATTTGTAGACGACAGAATTTGGAAAagttttaatttgatataatcaaatacaaaagagTAAGTGGAGAGACAATATTAGTTaactcattgcatattcataaGGATGAGCAGAGAACTGGTTTActataaaataatgcaaatttttggCAATGTGCAACTGTACAATTCATGCATGTCAACCTAAAAATTGTCTACATATAACATGATTTCTCCCACAAAATCACAACAgatcatatgattttttttttaattttgctggCTTAAATAGATTCATTTTATGCTGTTTTGATCACAAAATGTTAATTCATAAagataaattaaaattttagtATAATATGTcacccttttttatttatttttttctgttgtctattttcccttttttaaccTTAAGGGTCAagtcattccccccccccccccccccccgcacacaGATTTTGGAGCGAAGCAATGAGAATTTATGTTTGgatgagaaataagaaaatcaactgaaaatatttaatagataataaagaaagaaaaaggaagaatagAAATAGATTAATGgaatatacaaaatacaattcTTAAAAAAAGATGCAGACTTACATCAGTTGACTTTCGAAAAGACATTCATTCTTTACTCAATTAATTAATGGAatcatttgattgatttgatttgacctCGATATACAGTATTGTATCTTATATGTTTTTAGAGATGtgaaatcaatgaattgaaatattcaCCAATGCCTTAGCAAATTTTGATACTAGAAAAAGTTGAATTACTTTTAAAACAAACAGCTTTTGGTGATCCGATGAGATTCATTGTGCATGTATGTAGATATTACTGGAGAAGGTATTGAGAGGGGTGGAgagattgtaaaaaaaagagaataatgaGAAAGAGTACAACCATATACAACAGGGAGGCTAGATGAgatggaatacatgtatgtcagggagagaaagggaatgatcatagatttaaaaaaaaaatacaaagaaaagaaaaatatgggAGGTCTATGAAGTGGAATGCCCTATActgaacatgaaataatctaGAAAATGTACGCAAAAGAAATACCTATGTACAGTTAGCAAACGAGGGCAAACTTAATATGTATGTCCTGTTAGGTAAAGGTAACACTAAACTCTTTCAGGTTGTTTAAACAAATGGCTCAAATATTCCCCAGACATAGAAATATTCCAAGGTCTTGATTGACATGTTGAGTGTTGGTCATGACTCACCAAACCACATTTGTGTGCATCACTAAAAGAAGTAAGAGCACTCATGGAGTGTGCAAGTAATATCCCAAACCCTTCATCATGTGTCTCAGTCACATTCATTGCTTCCTAGAGTCGAGACGCGGTAGGCCTCCAAGCAAAGACGGCACCACAAGGAGGGCAGTGCTAATTATAGTCAACAATTAAGTTGTCAAGTTTACTCAAAGGGGGCCACAAAGAGGGACCCTCGTGTGGCGTGACGGAAATAACCCTTGTTAAGTAAAGAGAATCTAGGCCGCAGCGATTGTCACGTAAGATGTATCATCATTACCCCTTCTCGCTTTACCCGCCACAGGATCAGCTAGAGCTCTTGGACTTGCAGCAACAACATCACCaccaacaacagcagcaacacCTTCACcatcaacagcagcagcagcaacagagTGGGGCACAGCATTTCATGACTGAGATTGACAAGAAGCCTGTCATCCTCGTGGTCCCCAGTATCCCCGGACCATCGTCGTCTTCCTCATCTACCCACTCGTCCAAGATGGCAGCAACTCCTATGAACGTGTCCTCAGCGGGAGCAGGGGCTGGTCGCATGCTGAGTGGACAGCCCATGCATATGGGTGGGAGCAGTGGCAGCGGAGGAGGGGGTAATCCTCAGATGATGCCGGGTCAGGAGATACCCACCAACTTGATGGTGAAACAGGGTCATTCGTCTTCTGCTCAACCAGCATTTGCTGGAGGTAGGACACATGTGCATGCATCAAAAACCAAAGGTATTTATGCTTTGCTTGTACACCCTGTTT is a window of Lytechinus variegatus isolate NC3 chromosome 2, Lvar_3.0, whole genome shotgun sequence DNA encoding:
- the LOC121408526 gene encoding uncharacterized protein LOC121408526; translated protein: MTEIDKKPVILVVPSIPGPSSSSSSTHSSKMAATPMNVSSAGAGAGRMLSGQPMHMGGSSGSGGGGNPQMMPGQEIPTNLMVKQGHSSSAQPAFAGGRTHVHASKTKGPLNAAAVIQQLQQQRPTAPQSKYAELLAVIEDMGRDIRPTYAGSRTATERLRRGITHAKALVRECLAETERSART